In the Populus trichocarpa isolate Nisqually-1 chromosome 8, P.trichocarpa_v4.1, whole genome shotgun sequence genome, CATTTGCgctgtatttttaataatttaaaaaaaaatacatgaaaattttattttcgaATAATACTTAAAATAGAGGTGGATGTTGATACgaagatgatttttaaaatttattttttattgaaaataaataaaaataataattttatattttatattatcatgttaaaactataaagaaaatataaaaaatattattttaaaaaagaacacgaaaagcaatttaaaaatCCTCTTTAGTGTGTAAAATCTGCCGAGAGTCCAAGAAGGGTTGCAGGCTCTATTGGGCTTTTTAGCCCAAAAATATTCCTGGGTCAGTGTGATCTGTAATGGGCTCTTATAATCAATTCTCCTTCAAAGCcccaaaagagagagagaaaccgaAAGATCACCAGGACACATCCGTAATAATATGCAAAGCAAAAGACTATTTTCGTCGATTCATGAAAATAGCAAGCAGCCAAACAGCCCCAATACACCTCCCAATCACCGAATTGGGGTTCCTCTGTGTTTTTTCACTAGTCGGCTACTCTGTCCCTGCATTAAACAACTAATCCCCGTCTCCTCAACCTAGCAACACTTTTCTCAGCCAAAATGGGGTCAGTCTCTCTCTTAATGCGCActttttgttctgttttgttaAGTCATTTATGGCTCTTTTTCTGTTATGCTTGCTTTCTAGTTTACAGTTGTCAAGTGGTTATGCGTCTCAGTTTGTTTTCATAAAATTGAGATCTTTTTGATGTTTCCAAACTGAGTTTTTCTTAATCTCAAAAAGGGTCGCTGAGCAAAATGTGGAAAGTTCAATAAACTGTGAAAGTTTGAGCCTTTTATGGTTTATGttgccagaaaaaaaaacattttaaaactgTGATCTGTTTGTGATTTTTGGTTAAACTTTGCTTTGTAAAATAACGGGGTTGTTGTTAGCAAAACATGTGTTAGTatgtgtgtttttctttttaagctaCAACTGTATATAATTTCTTGTGTTCTTATGTCTTACCCTTGATTTGTGTTGATTTGAATTGATTGGATGGTTGGcaattgttttaagtttttcctTGATTGCGATTCAGTAAGTGAAGATTGCGGCAAAAAATGCTTATATGAAtgcttaatttattattcacgCTGCAATCTGTAGATGTATTTACTGGTTGTGCACTGATAAGtgattttcaattgttttagtAAGAGGAATTTGAGCAATGCTGCACCTTTTTCCTGTGTTGGAACTAGAATAGGATTTAATGACAGTGGCATGTTACTATAGAAAATGCGTGGGTTTGTAACTTGGTCAATGTGTGTGTAATACAGTAAGACTCGTGGAATGGGAGCTGGTCGCAAGCTGAAGTCCCACCGTAGAAGACAAAGGTGGGCTGACAAGTCATATAAGAAATCCAACCTTGGAAATGAGTGGAAGAAACCATTCGCTGGGTCTTCCCATGCTAAGGGAATTGTTCTTGAAAAGATGTAAGGCTTGTTTCCcattatttcatgtttcaagGATTGCTACCATATTCATAGTGCTTACAACTGGGGCTTGGATGTTTATTAATTGGTTTATGCAGTGGCATTGAGGCTAAGCAGCCAAACTCTGCTATCCGAAAATGTGCTCGTGTTCAGCTGATCAAGAATGGGAAGAAAATTGCTGCCTTTGTACCCAATGATGGTTGCTTAAACTACATCGAGGAAAATGTAAGTTATTTGCATGGTTTTAAAGTGTTAAAAGTTTATAAGCCTAATACCATTAACTTTTATTAGCCCACCAATATTACACAATGATATTTAGTTTCAAAGGAGATAACAGTTGGAGCCTGATTTACTGATCATTATCTTTTGCTCTTTTAGTATTTCCTGACACTTAGATCAATTATTCATGGGACACTGTTGTTCCTGAAATTGCATAGCAGAAATTTGTTGTCAGAAGTCATCTTTTCTTAGAAAGCTTGAAATGGAAGAGTCTTCCATGTTATGGTCATTGCCTTGTATATGCTAGATCTAATTTGTAGTTTGTTTGTTGCTTAGGATGAGGTTTTGATTGCTGGATTTGGACGAAAGGGACATGCTGTGGGAGATATTCCTGGAGTCAGGTTCAAGGTGGTGAAGGTGTCAGGTGTATCCCTTCTTGCACTGTTTaaagagaagaaggaaaagCCAAGGTCTTAGATTTGCTGGGAGAGCTTTTCCTTGATTCATCCGCCTTCCTATTTTACCCTTTTATCTATGGCAGGCTTTATAATGTACTGCAGAATTTTGCAAATGACTCCTCCCTGAAATTAGAAAATGAATCTGTTCGACTTGAGATAACAAAATTTTGGAGTAGAATGGTGATGTTTGATGACATTTTCCCGCATGGTGTTGCCCTTATTTTGCTATATTTTGTTCTACTGAATTATTGACTGAGCCTGGGATGGCCAAACAGATCCTTATATCCTTATATTTCTTAGGTATGAGATTTAGCTTCAAGCTCGTTATCTTTTTAGCAAGTCATTTGTGATCGATCcattttaacagaaaaaaagcTAGTTTGATTGTTGTGAAAATTAGTCAAAGCGACAACTGGTATTGGCCTTCTACAGGGAGAAGGTGAAAAAATAAGGCAAGCCATTTATTTCAAGTCTCGTCGCTTGTAAGCAACTGTTGTGTTCTAACCTGGATCCATTTCCCATCTCCATCTAGTCCTGCTATGGATAAGATAGTTGCTTGATCACAAGTATTCGGACAAGAAGTGATATCTGACGCTCAGCTCGTCAATATAGCATATCCAATTCTCAATGATGCACTAACTTGATCATGCAACAGCAGTTTACCCAGAAATAAGAGATGTGAAGAGAGAACAGCTATCCATTGAGTTTCTTAGATTTATCTGTTCACCAAGAAAAGTTACCCAGATTTGTTGATTCGTCGATATGCTTTATGACCGCATCAATATAGAGGGAGAAGACGCTTACAAAGTCATAATTCAGCCATCACTATGTAATTCTTTGGTTGAACAATCAAGGACAATCCAACACCCTTGTAAATAATCTAGATAGCAAACTATAAAGGACATTGATTTACTTCAGGCTACGTAACCAAGTCCCTCCTAAAAAGCAATGCCTTCCATACGTCTACTCAGGTCATCAACCTGATTTTCAAAACTACCTATATTCTCTTTGTTATCTTCGTTAAATCTATGCACTTTATTTTCAGGACCATGTGCCTTAACAACTTCAAGCTCCTTCAAAGGTTGCTTCTTCTCCTGTGGGCAGACTGGCTCCTTTGCGCCTGCTCTATTTACAGATATCGATGTGGCTCCCACAAATTGATGCATTCTATTTCTTGTTCTATCTGCAGCTCCATTTGCATTACTAATACCACTTCTGTTTTTGGAAGAAGTGGATTTTACACCAGAAAACTTCAGGCCTCCATTTGGTGTTATATCCACGGAATTTCCCTGGGAGAAGAAGAATTCTTAATGCATTTAAAGCATTTACTGGACAATGCATGCATCTCTACCTAGATGTGAAACTAACTGTTTCAAATCTACTCATAGCAAAATGGAAagcattcaaataaaaaaggtggaaggaaaaaaaccaaccgCATCAAAATATCCAATCTTTGGCGATGGCATTCGGAGACTTGAAGATTGTAAACCTTTTGAAACAATGGATGCGATAAGACTGGTTCGCTCTGGGATTTTATTGAGTTGTGCGTTCATGAACTTTGTTTCATGACTTTCATGTACCAAATAAGATTCATTGCATTGACGTCTCTTAGAATCTGATATTTGAAAGGCATCCTTGCTGAAAGAAATCCCTCTGCATGCTGTAGTTGCATGAATGGCACCAGATCTTGGGTTGAGAATTATGGAAGATGATTCTGAGGAGCATCCATCTGTGGAACTAGCAGGCGATGTACAGGATGACGACTTGGGTGTGGACAACAAACAAGTAGAGTAGCTAGAATTCACCAGCTCTTTTATGTTTCCAGCCGAAAGTTGTCGGGGAGTTCTAGAGATTGAAGCCGAAGCAGAGACCTGGGAATTAATTGTTCTCCTCAGAGAATCTGGAGAAGATTTAACAGTGAAATTTGGAGCACAGCCAGATCCTCCAAACTCTTTCCCAAAGGGTGCAGCTGAAGAAGATGATTTCACTGGTGGTGTTGAACTACGGATAATACTGCATGAATCCCTGATACAAGTTTTCTTTGACACAATCTTGGTTCTCCCTATAAGAATAAACATATAGGTCATTACCAACAACAGTATCTTCTGATGATGATGAatcattttttgaaattcttaCCAGAAGCAGCTTGTGCACCTTTGTCTTCCAATTTAACATGGTTTGCACCCGAAGAGGCCCTTTTGTTGGGAGCTGCGGATAGATTGCGATTTTGGCAGAATATATTTGGTGACTTGATAAACGATTTGGATTCTTTATTAGGTCCCTGCTTTGGCTGGTAATCATGCAGTTGATGTTAATTAATCACATTCAAAAGTTCAGTTCCTATTTACACTAGAACACCTCTTTAATGGCTACTTAAGCTAAACCATGAAATTAAAGCGAACTGGTGACCATTTCAGATGATGCATAGGTGAGGCCTTGGTACAGTACCAATAAAATGATGTAGTGAATATCAATCAACACTACTTACTCTTAATCGAGAGGAAGCATCCGATGTTTTTGAAGCTGAAGAAACGACAAAAGCAGCATGAGTATCGAATTGAACAGGTGATTACTGAGGGTGAATACTGGAGAACAAGATACATATAACAAGGAAACGCACACAgcataaagctaaaaaaatttaaaagacaaaTTGAGCAGTTACAATGACACAAATctacagggaaaaaaaatcatgaattttttttttttgcttgattaGCCTAACATGAAGATGGACAGCAATCATATTCAGAAGGAATGAGACTCGATGATAGAATGAAATCGTTTCACAGCCAGACAAGGACAAATAGAATTCGtcccaaaattgaaagaatactGCCCGCTTCACTCTCAATGCCTAGATTTATATAGAAACAGCAAATACTTACTATTACCCCTTCGcgtttcattttctcttctaaCTTTTCTAGTTGAAGTTTCCCTAGTGGATGATGCATCGTTTGATTTCTGCATGGACGCTCTCATATTGTCAAAAAGATCAATCTCAAGGCTTGCAAGGGAGTAAGCATCGGCATTTCTTGTTGAGTTTGAATCAGCAGACCTCCGGACGTCTTTAATCCCAGGAAGTGTATGTCCTTGTGATAGTCTAAATCCTCCGTTAACAAGAGACAACTCCGCAGCATTCAAAACTCCTGAGAGCAGTAAACTTTCTATTACAATTATCACAACGAAACATGAAATTCACACAAATTTACAAGAAGAACAAGCATTGATTTACATATGGAGCTTTGACAGAGACTTCTAAACCATATACAACGTCACCTGAACTTGTAAAGAAGGCACTATCCCAAGCTAAACTTTTGCGCAAGCTGCACTCATCAATTGCACTTTTCCCTTCTGGTCCTGCAGACCGAGAGGGTACAGACCTCAGATCCCCACCCCCAGCTGTGTCTACTCCATTATCCACAACCCGAATACTAATCGTCTCCAACTCTTCAGGGTCCAGAACTCCTGTGGAAGCACAGAACACATTCACATTTCCAACTTTCATCCGATGACAACAATTGGCAGCACTTGTTAAGCAGGTTTTTGTCAACCTAGGAAGCAAACCTGGACTAGTGAAGAAGGCACTGTCCCATGCCAAACTTTTGCGCAAGTTAAACTCAGATTCAGACTCTGAAGTATCCGTCTCTTTATGTCCAACTCTATCAACATGATTCTGCATATGCTGAGGATCCAGGCTCTGAACATCGACTTTCTTTCTACTCGCTGAAACTTCTGCAAAATCAAAGGGACCAAGGCAAAAGGTATAGAAACAACAATTTCTACACCCCAAGATTGAAAGCAAGCATGGAACCAAAGCAAACCAACAATGCTGAAATGTACTAATTCTTCTCTCTTTAAAGGGCACACTTCAGTGTTTTCCTTTCCATCACCATTGTTAAGACAATCTTTCACGTTTATTACAcatcagaaaaaagaaaaagaaaaagaaaaccttaaTTGGGACATAAGATAAACAAATttgctctctctttctttccatCCACCGAtatctatagaaaataaatacaaaaaaaagatcCAAACATTTCTTGCATCATAAACAGTTATTACAGAAATTCTTGGCATTCCTTATAGTATCAAGAATACAATAAATCcatgaaagggaaaggaaaaggaaatccATTAAATGCAAAAGCACAAGGGGATTAAATTTCAATGACAAAATTCAGGGCATTTCAAAACAgagggaaaaaaagataaagaaatactCAACATAAAAcgaagataaaaagaaaaaagaaaaaaaagaacatcaaaACCAATCTTTCTTGCATAGAATCACAGAGAGAAAGTACCTGAGAattgaaaatcttgaaaatttCTTACAGGGgacattttttatgaattttgttttcttctcgtTCATTCAAGGAttcttcttcagttcttgaagtCTTTTTAACACACATATAattctaataatatttagaaagaGGAAGAGAAGTTTATGGAGagggaaaattttaaattttgataacgagtgaaagagaaataaatttttgagtAATTGAAGTCgttatttataataagaaaaaaaaacggctgttattattattattgttgttgttgttattttgtgCTGAGGAGCGGCATTGAagattctaatatttattttttcaaaatggtaaaAGTGAATAATCCGATAGGCTCCGATTTAGGGACGTAAAGGATGATGGCTCAATTACGCGCCCTTTACAGGTTTTGTCCAATAAGGTCAAAAATCTCTTGGGCTAATAATTAAAGGCATGCCGCGGGAGAAACAATGATTCATTATTTGTGTTTGGGAGAGTAATTACTTGTGTGGTTATGGTctgtaaaaatagataatatagaatttttttttttagtttgtgataataaattatatattttatagttgAAGCTATTTGTTTTAGAAGTAGTTTTATATGTGTTTGGTAAAT is a window encoding:
- the LOC7457888 gene encoding 40S ribosomal protein S23; amino-acid sequence: MGKTRGMGAGRKLKSHRRRQRWADKSYKKSNLGNEWKKPFAGSSHAKGIVLEKIGIEAKQPNSAIRKCARVQLIKNGKKIAAFVPNDGCLNYIEENDEVLIAGFGRKGHAVGDIPGVRFKVVKVSGVSLLALFKEKKEKPRS
- the LOC7457889 gene encoding uncharacterized protein LOC7457889 isoform X2, giving the protein MSPVRNFQDFQFSEVSASRKKVDVQSLDPQHMQNHVDRVGHKETDTSESESEFNLRKSLAWDSAFFTSPGLLPRLTKTCLTSAANCCHRMKVGNVNVFCASTGVLDPEELETISIRVVDNGVDTAGGGDLRSVPSRSAGPEGKSAIDECSLRKSLAWDSAFFTSSGVLNAAELSLVNGGFRLSQGHTLPGIKDVRRSADSNSTRNADAYSLASLEIDLFDNMRASMQKSNDASSTRETSTRKVRRENETRRASKTSDASSRLRPKQGPNKESKSFIKSPNIFCQNRNLSAAPNKRASSGANHVKLEDKGAQAASGRTKIVSKKTCIRDSCSIIRSSTPPVKSSSSAAPFGKEFGGSGCAPNFTVKSSPDSLRRTINSQVSASASISRTPRQLSAGNIKELVNSSYSTCLLSTPKSSSCTSPASSTDGCSSESSSIILNPRSGAIHATTACRGISFSKDAFQISDSKRRQCNESYLVHESHETKFMNAQLNKIPERTSLIASIVSKGLQSSSLRMPSPKIGYFDAGNSVDITPNGGLKFSGVKSTSSKNRSGISNANGAADRTRNRMHQFVGATSISVNRAGAKEPVCPQEKKQPLKELEVVKAHGPENKVHRFNEDNKENIGSFENQVDDLSRRMEGIAF
- the LOC7457889 gene encoding uncharacterized protein LOC7457889 isoform X1; amino-acid sequence: MSPVRNFQDFQFSEVSASRKKVDVQSLDPQHMQNHVDRVGHKETDTSESESEFNLRKSLAWDSAFFTSPGLLPRLTKTCLTSAANCCHRMKVGNVNVFCASTGVLDPEELETISIRVVDNGVDTAGGGDLRSVPSRSAGPEGKSAIDECSLRKSLAWDSAFFTSSGVLNAAELSLVNGGFRLSQGHTLPGIKDVRRSADSNSTRNADAYSLASLEIDLFDNMRASMQKSNDASSTRETSTRKVRRENETRRGNTSKTSDASSRLRPKQGPNKESKSFIKSPNIFCQNRNLSAAPNKRASSGANHVKLEDKGAQAASGRTKIVSKKTCIRDSCSIIRSSTPPVKSSSSAAPFGKEFGGSGCAPNFTVKSSPDSLRRTINSQVSASASISRTPRQLSAGNIKELVNSSYSTCLLSTPKSSSCTSPASSTDGCSSESSSIILNPRSGAIHATTACRGISFSKDAFQISDSKRRQCNESYLVHESHETKFMNAQLNKIPERTSLIASIVSKGLQSSSLRMPSPKIGYFDAGNSVDITPNGGLKFSGVKSTSSKNRSGISNANGAADRTRNRMHQFVGATSISVNRAGAKEPVCPQEKKQPLKELEVVKAHGPENKVHRFNEDNKENIGSFENQVDDLSRRMEGIAF
- the LOC7457889 gene encoding uncharacterized protein LOC7457889 isoform X3; this encodes MSPVRNFQDFQFSEVSASRKKVDVQSLDPQHMQNHVDRVGHKETDTSESESEFNLRKSLAWDSAFFTSPGVLDPEELETISIRVVDNGVDTAGGGDLRSVPSRSAGPEGKSAIDECSLRKSLAWDSAFFTSSGVLNAAELSLVNGGFRLSQGHTLPGIKDVRRSADSNSTRNADAYSLASLEIDLFDNMRASMQKSNDASSTRETSTRKVRRENETRRGNTSKTSDASSRLRPKQGPNKESKSFIKSPNIFCQNRNLSAAPNKRASSGANHVKLEDKGAQAASGRTKIVSKKTCIRDSCSIIRSSTPPVKSSSSAAPFGKEFGGSGCAPNFTVKSSPDSLRRTINSQVSASASISRTPRQLSAGNIKELVNSSYSTCLLSTPKSSSCTSPASSTDGCSSESSSIILNPRSGAIHATTACRGISFSKDAFQISDSKRRQCNESYLVHESHETKFMNAQLNKIPERTSLIASIVSKGLQSSSLRMPSPKIGYFDAGNSVDITPNGGLKFSGVKSTSSKNRSGISNANGAADRTRNRMHQFVGATSISVNRAGAKEPVCPQEKKQPLKELEVVKAHGPENKVHRFNEDNKENIGSFENQVDDLSRRMEGIAF